From a region of the Maridesulfovibrio ferrireducens genome:
- a CDS encoding sigma-54-dependent transcriptional regulator — translation MAEILIVDDDSQLRQSFEKLLKQEGHLVRVASSGEAGVAAVNESVPDLVIMDMRMSGITGLEAFRQMRETAPRMSVIIMTAYGTTETAIEATKMGAYDYILKPFDIPEMLALIHQALETSRRSKEHTATREQVSSSTNQLLGSSRAMQKVYKSIGRVAATDALVLIRGESGTGKELVAQAIYKHSLRQEKPLLIINCVAIPDTLLESELFGYEKGAFTGANRSRAGRIEQAAGGTVFLDEIGDMPLNIQAKILRLLQEKQLERLGGGSSIPVDVRILAATNRDLEKAVADGEFREDLYYRLNVVTIRLPKLCERNDDVFELANHFLDRLSAEMEMHNPGLSEDGKEFLVTHEWPGNVRELSNAIQKALIFNRGAPITRDELTQVVGLSSDRHAPSDVSDDAFKAEIRQVLTKHAGENGFEMLMDYAGRLVVGEALEITGGNRTRAAKLLGMSRPTLSARIDKYGLRTHIKVN, via the coding sequence ATGGCTGAGATCTTAATTGTAGATGATGATTCGCAACTGCGTCAGAGCTTTGAAAAGCTTTTGAAACAGGAAGGTCATTTAGTGCGTGTAGCCTCCTCCGGTGAAGCCGGTGTGGCGGCAGTAAACGAGTCGGTTCCTGATTTGGTTATTATGGATATGCGTATGTCCGGTATTACCGGTCTTGAAGCGTTTCGGCAGATGCGTGAAACCGCTCCCCGTATGTCCGTGATAATTATGACTGCTTACGGCACAACCGAAACAGCTATCGAGGCCACCAAAATGGGGGCCTATGATTATATTTTAAAACCGTTTGATATCCCGGAAATGTTAGCCTTGATTCATCAGGCCCTGGAAACGTCTAGGCGAAGCAAAGAGCATACGGCAACACGGGAACAAGTTTCATCGTCAACGAATCAACTGCTTGGCAGCAGCCGTGCGATGCAGAAGGTATATAAATCTATCGGACGGGTTGCGGCAACAGATGCGCTGGTACTTATCCGGGGGGAATCCGGCACAGGAAAAGAGTTAGTGGCTCAGGCTATTTATAAGCACAGTCTCCGTCAGGAAAAACCTTTGTTGATTATTAACTGTGTAGCCATTCCTGACACTTTACTTGAATCTGAACTATTCGGTTATGAAAAGGGCGCGTTTACCGGAGCGAACCGGAGCCGCGCAGGACGGATTGAGCAGGCCGCAGGTGGAACAGTTTTTCTTGATGAAATCGGAGATATGCCGCTAAATATTCAGGCTAAAATTCTTCGTTTATTACAGGAGAAACAGTTGGAAAGGCTGGGCGGCGGAAGTTCAATTCCGGTTGATGTTCGTATTCTGGCGGCAACGAACCGTGATCTTGAGAAAGCCGTGGCGGATGGGGAGTTTCGCGAAGATTTATACTACAGACTTAATGTCGTGACCATCAGACTTCCTAAGCTTTGCGAACGGAATGATGATGTGTTCGAACTAGCTAATCATTTTTTAGACCGTTTGAGTGCTGAAATGGAAATGCACAATCCCGGATTATCAGAAGACGGCAAAGAGTTTCTTGTAACTCATGAATGGCCCGGCAATGTCCGTGAACTTTCAAACGCGATACAGAAAGCCTTAATTTTTAACCGTGGCGCACCTATAACGAGGGATGAGCTTACACAGGTTGTAGGGCTCAGTTCTGACAGGCATGCTCCTTCTGATGTTTCAGATGATGCTTTCAAGGCGGAAATTCGGCAGGTGCTTACAAAGCATGCCGGGGAAAACGGGTTTGAAATGCTCATGGATTACGCAGGGCGTCTTGTTGTCGGGGAAGCTTTGGAAATTACCGGAGGCAACCGGACCCGTGCAGCAAAATTGCTTGGTATGTCACGTCCTACTTTGAGTGCCCGGATTGATAAATATGGTTTGAGAACTCATATTAAAGTTAATTAA
- a CDS encoding HDOD domain-containing protein produces MAESKVGSEVEVPVNAEVKEAADEYVEKLFSKSNNDFELVALLRELACKRVYHDMISNPDEYKSKPQLASVESWDGTKPAGPRDFLKKKVVLPSLPQVLIQIQNVLNDPDSSANDLAEVISMDPKLVAAILRLANSAMYSFRTEVDTPTRAVALLGFKQAGSLAVGTVSLSLFKRSKISVLELEKFWKHSIACGIIAQEIARLANLGDPERFFVSGLLHDIGLYVIFESEKSLAVELLRIANQEGKSLYGAERKLLGFDHAILGGVIIKDWSFPKTLVVAAAGHHNPEKAKNDPDAGVVHIADYVSRALGYDLGVSPILGAVSEGVWDNLGITFDQFKELIPQFELLIDDIFEILKPE; encoded by the coding sequence ATGGCTGAGAGTAAAGTTGGATCAGAAGTAGAAGTTCCTGTTAACGCCGAAGTTAAGGAAGCTGCCGATGAGTATGTTGAAAAACTGTTCAGCAAGTCTAATAACGATTTTGAGCTGGTAGCATTACTTAGAGAACTGGCTTGCAAAAGAGTTTATCATGATATGATCAGCAACCCGGATGAATATAAATCTAAGCCGCAGCTTGCTTCTGTCGAATCTTGGGATGGGACAAAGCCTGCCGGTCCCAGAGATTTTTTGAAAAAGAAAGTTGTGCTCCCGTCTTTGCCTCAGGTTTTGATTCAAATTCAGAATGTTCTCAATGATCCTGATAGTTCTGCGAATGATCTTGCTGAAGTTATAAGCATGGACCCCAAGCTTGTTGCGGCAATTTTGCGGCTTGCTAACAGTGCTATGTATAGTTTCAGAACTGAGGTTGATACTCCTACAAGAGCGGTTGCTCTTTTGGGCTTTAAGCAGGCTGGGTCTTTAGCTGTTGGAACAGTGTCGCTTAGTTTGTTTAAAAGATCTAAGATCTCAGTTCTTGAACTTGAAAAATTTTGGAAACATTCGATTGCCTGCGGAATTATTGCTCAAGAAATTGCACGTTTGGCAAACCTCGGTGATCCAGAGCGATTTTTTGTTTCCGGGCTTCTCCACGACATAGGACTTTATGTTATTTTTGAAAGCGAGAAGAGTCTTGCTGTTGAGTTACTGCGTATAGCAAATCAAGAAGGAAAAAGTCTCTATGGTGCAGAAAGGAAATTGTTAGGCTTTGATCATGCCATTCTTGGTGGAGTTATTATTAAAGATTGGAGCTTTCCGAAAACTCTTGTGGTTGCGGCAGCGGGTCATCACAATCCTGAAAAAGCTAAAAACGATCCCGACGCCGGAGTCGTTCATATAGCTGATTATGTTTCCAGAGCTTTAGGATATGACCTTGGGGTCTCGCCTATTCTTGGGGCGGTTAGTGAAGGTGTATGGGATAACCTCGGGATAACTTTTGACCAGTTTAAGGAACTCATACCTCAATTTGAATTACTTATTGATGACATTTTTGAAATATTAAAACCTGAGTAG
- a CDS encoding alpha-keto acid decarboxylase family protein, with protein MSKTVISHLLQRLKETGITDIFGVPGDYAFPVNDAICNDPELNWIGCCNELNASFAADGYARIKGCSALCTTYGVGELNALGGIAGAYAEHLPIFHIVDMPKHSILEGNNIMHHTLGNGEFDLFHKMVQPVVCASSILTPENSVSEIERLINAALTQKKPVYIGIPADFALMEIGCSKPHPITKQTSDAETLATVIQVIIDKIDNALSPVAVVGTLIGRYDLRSETQQIIEKAGLPFTSMFMGKGTLSESHPNFIGVYCGDLLAEDVCKIVEDSDLVISFGTIRSDINTGAFTIKINPIGEINIHPDHVHVGRATYENVLIQDVITALGKKIKSREIKEKHQIQGLGNPQGAATAEITPESLYPRIEKFFRTGDIIMAETGTASMGLITAKLPNETTFYNQTLWGSIGWATPAAFGAAVAAPDRRVILVTGEGAHQLTVQEISQFGRFGLKPVILCLNNDGYLIERMLCKDPYIYYNDLAQWNYSKLPDAFGMTDWFTTKVVNNQQLDEALDIAANADSGSYIEIVTDKMAASEMALALNRIVLKGKGWKK; from the coding sequence ATGTCCAAAACAGTCATATCGCACCTGCTCCAACGTCTGAAAGAAACCGGAATCACGGACATTTTCGGGGTTCCGGGTGACTACGCCTTCCCCGTTAATGACGCCATATGCAATGATCCGGAACTGAACTGGATAGGTTGCTGTAATGAGCTTAACGCTTCTTTTGCTGCGGACGGCTACGCCCGGATCAAGGGATGTTCGGCCCTCTGCACGACCTATGGAGTCGGCGAACTTAATGCCCTCGGCGGCATTGCCGGGGCTTACGCAGAACATCTGCCGATATTCCACATCGTGGATATGCCGAAACATTCCATTCTTGAAGGGAATAACATTATGCATCATACCCTCGGTAACGGGGAGTTTGATCTCTTCCACAAGATGGTTCAGCCCGTTGTCTGTGCAAGTTCAATCCTGACCCCCGAAAACAGTGTTTCAGAAATCGAACGGCTTATAAACGCTGCTTTAACTCAAAAGAAGCCCGTCTACATTGGGATTCCAGCTGATTTTGCACTGATGGAGATAGGTTGCTCCAAACCGCATCCAATCACTAAACAAACAAGCGACGCTGAAACTCTTGCGACAGTAATTCAAGTCATCATCGATAAAATTGATAATGCCCTATCCCCTGTTGCAGTGGTTGGAACATTAATCGGTCGTTATGATTTGCGCAGTGAAACACAGCAGATAATAGAAAAAGCGGGACTGCCTTTCACCTCCATGTTTATGGGAAAAGGAACTCTTTCAGAATCTCATCCTAATTTTATCGGAGTTTACTGCGGTGACCTTCTTGCTGAGGACGTGTGTAAAATTGTCGAAGACAGTGATCTGGTTATCAGCTTCGGAACTATCCGTTCTGATATCAACACCGGGGCTTTCACTATAAAAATAAATCCTATCGGCGAAATAAATATTCATCCTGATCATGTACATGTGGGACGCGCAACTTATGAAAATGTGCTCATACAAGATGTAATCACAGCTTTAGGGAAAAAAATAAAATCGCGGGAAATTAAAGAAAAACATCAGATCCAAGGTCTTGGAAATCCGCAAGGAGCAGCTACAGCTGAAATTACTCCTGAATCGCTATACCCTCGAATAGAAAAGTTTTTCCGCACCGGCGACATCATCATGGCTGAAACAGGCACAGCGTCTATGGGACTCATCACAGCAAAACTTCCTAACGAAACTACATTTTATAACCAGACCTTATGGGGTTCCATTGGCTGGGCAACTCCTGCGGCATTCGGAGCAGCAGTTGCAGCGCCAGACCGCAGAGTGATTCTTGTAACCGGCGAAGGAGCGCATCAACTCACGGTTCAGGAAATAAGCCAATTCGGCAGGTTCGGCCTTAAACCCGTAATACTCTGCCTGAACAATGACGGTTACCTTATCGAACGCATGCTGTGCAAAGATCCATACATATATTACAATGATTTAGCACAATGGAATTATAGCAAACTCCCTGATGCGTTCGGTATGACAGACTGGTTCACAACAAAGGTCGTAAATAATCAACAACTGGATGAGGCCTTAGATATAGCAGCAAACGCGGATAGCGGTTCTTATATTGAAATAGTGACCGACAAAATGGCCGCATCAGAGATGGCTCTTGCACTCAACCGAATTGTGCTCAAAGGCAAAGGGTGGAAAAAGTAA
- a CDS encoding response regulator, which yields MQRTEVRILIVERNRRMRDFLRREFSRRNFIVEDAGNGNELFSKLDSDTPTHLVVLAVNTPEGLDGGLLQQLVTNYPNIPVILHSYLEELSEDPFLQKVAAMVEKSGNPENLTRMVSVVLKRYYPDLIEDDEPENSYV from the coding sequence ATGCAAAGGACTGAAGTCAGAATTCTCATTGTAGAACGTAACCGCCGCATGCGGGACTTTTTGCGTCGGGAATTTTCAAGACGAAATTTTATAGTAGAAGATGCAGGTAACGGGAATGAGTTATTTTCGAAGCTCGATTCAGATACCCCGACTCATCTCGTTGTGCTCGCTGTGAACACTCCTGAGGGTTTGGATGGTGGGTTGCTACAGCAGCTTGTAACCAACTATCCCAATATCCCGGTTATCTTGCATAGCTACCTTGAAGAGCTGTCAGAAGATCCATTTCTCCAAAAGGTAGCCGCTATGGTTGAGAAAAGCGGTAATCCGGAAAATTTGACTCGCATGGTTTCTGTCGTGTTGAAGCGATATTATCCGGATTTAATCGAGGATGATGAGCCGGAGAATAGTTATGTCTAA
- a CDS encoding sensor histidine kinase: protein MSNHYYHGLAKSMMFTIILVSFTPLLIIALLAGYQYSVAYKGKVVAHLRELVLKHDQNVDSYLKEKIAEIQVLADVEGIANLKSEARLEALHNSLLRHHRGDFVDLGLVNSKGIQVAYVGPFNLRGANYAEADWFKNVQERQVYVSDVFLGLRGVPHFIIAVLIESKGEKWVLRTTLDFITFNKLVEDIRIGETGLAFIINRSGEFQTTPRKDLIKEVPFLKELAAGKNEFSGLARRRASISTEINPATGHETIFVISSIKNGDWLMVYQQDVSDAFSDLNQARNLAAVVILLGGIAIIAMAYLMSKRMARKVERSDLEKDMMNEQVIEAGKLASVGELAAGIAHEINNPVAIMVEEAGWIQDLLEEGLYVDDNEREVSRALNQIRSQGSRCKDITHKLLSFAHKIDPTIIRVCLNDLIHEMAELCEQRAKYANVNIETSLADNLPEVAASPSELQQVLLNLINNAIDSMDPGGGELDIATRFENDVVAVSIADTGCGIPKSNLSRIFDPFFTTKPVGKGTGLGLSIIYGIISKMKGEITVKSALDKGTVFTLKLPLAGLELEQDEKSANSGCVL, encoded by the coding sequence ATGTCTAATCATTACTATCATGGCTTGGCGAAGAGTATGATGTTCACGATTATTCTTGTGTCGTTTACTCCGTTACTCATTATCGCTCTTTTGGCAGGCTATCAATACAGCGTCGCTTATAAGGGCAAAGTCGTAGCCCATTTGCGGGAACTTGTTCTCAAACACGACCAAAACGTTGATTCCTACCTTAAAGAAAAAATAGCTGAAATACAGGTTCTGGCGGATGTGGAAGGCATAGCCAATTTAAAAAGCGAAGCACGTCTTGAAGCTTTGCATAATTCTTTGCTCCGTCATCATAGAGGGGATTTTGTTGATCTCGGACTGGTGAACAGTAAAGGCATTCAGGTTGCGTATGTTGGACCGTTTAATCTTCGGGGCGCGAATTATGCCGAAGCAGACTGGTTTAAGAATGTACAGGAACGCCAAGTATACGTCAGTGATGTCTTCCTCGGTCTTCGAGGGGTTCCGCATTTTATTATAGCCGTTCTTATTGAGTCGAAAGGTGAAAAGTGGGTGCTGCGCACTACTCTTGATTTTATCACGTTCAATAAGCTGGTGGAAGATATTCGCATCGGTGAAACAGGGCTGGCTTTTATTATTAATCGTAGTGGTGAGTTTCAGACTACGCCGCGTAAAGATCTTATAAAAGAAGTTCCTTTTTTGAAGGAATTGGCCGCTGGAAAGAATGAATTTTCAGGTTTGGCGCGACGTCGGGCTTCCATCAGTACGGAAATAAACCCTGCGACCGGCCATGAGACAATTTTTGTGATCAGCTCGATCAAGAACGGCGACTGGCTGATGGTCTATCAGCAGGATGTAAGTGATGCTTTTTCCGATCTTAATCAGGCCAGAAATCTTGCGGCAGTAGTTATCTTGCTCGGCGGTATAGCTATTATTGCAATGGCTTACCTCATGTCTAAGCGGATGGCGCGTAAAGTGGAGCGGTCTGATCTTGAAAAGGACATGATGAATGAGCAGGTTATAGAGGCCGGTAAGCTCGCTTCCGTTGGTGAGTTGGCAGCCGGAATAGCCCACGAGATCAATAATCCCGTAGCCATTATGGTTGAAGAGGCCGGGTGGATTCAGGATTTGCTCGAGGAAGGGCTGTATGTTGACGATAATGAACGTGAAGTGTCGCGGGCGTTGAATCAGATTCGAAGTCAGGGTTCGCGCTGCAAGGATATAACTCATAAACTGCTTAGTTTTGCGCATAAGATCGATCCGACCATTATACGGGTTTGTTTAAATGATTTGATCCATGAAATGGCTGAATTGTGTGAACAGCGCGCCAAGTATGCCAATGTTAATATTGAAACCAGTCTGGCAGATAATTTGCCGGAAGTTGCCGCCAGCCCATCCGAACTACAGCAAGTTCTTCTAAATCTCATTAATAATGCCATCGATTCAATGGACCCCGGAGGAGGGGAGCTTGATATTGCAACTCGCTTTGAAAACGATGTTGTGGCGGTGTCTATTGCCGATACGGGATGCGGCATTCCAAAATCCAATCTTTCTCGAATTTTCGATCCCTTTTTTACTACCAAGCCTGTGGGCAAAGGGACCGGACTCGGGTTGTCCATAATCTACGGTATTATAAGTAAAATGAAGGGCGAAATCACTGTGAAATCCGCTCTCGATAAGGGAACTGTTTTCACTCTCAAATTGCCTTTAGCCGGACTTGAATTGGAGCAGGATGAAAAGTCTGCAAATTCTGGATGTGTGCTTTGA
- a CDS encoding ATP-binding protein, with the protein MVDKTLSSSRRFSLRAKLLSLLIGLVVATLAVAGMTLWYVYATQDIFQHMEKSDISALLSAQGLEKELMAQQGLTTYYSLDHNEQWLVRLDKHNKQFEALLSKARDTNYLDEGRTILNSIDSDYLRYIHSRNDVIDLYKKNLNKEGVKLHRQIRTRFQSIYDLCEQYKQLHQKRIRLAAVNYKEQAKVLTVLSLVAVPLSALLAVWIGFILIKRILDPIYRLSRLEEKEMPDLLSGEMGALSERMQNLIDDVENAYDMLQHSRDQVEQSEKMATVGKLAAGMAHSIRNPLTSVKMRLFSLERSLDLDVIQKEDFDVISEEIRHLDTIIRNFLEFSRPPKLRPQVVSPSELVDSTLNLLSHRLESCGVVVTVCRREKLPIVNADPEQFKEALMNLILNSCESMVDGGKISITEDSMTIAPYGKMATITVADNGPGIPASFKDDIFKPFYSTKEEGTGLGLSISNRIMIEHGGWLHLKDSESQGTSFVMALPLKEASTWLRS; encoded by the coding sequence ATGGTTGATAAAACACTCTCTAGTTCGCGCCGTTTTTCATTGCGCGCAAAACTATTATCGTTATTGATAGGCCTTGTTGTTGCGACGTTAGCTGTAGCCGGGATGACGCTGTGGTATGTTTATGCAACGCAGGATATTTTCCAGCATATGGAAAAGTCTGATATTAGCGCTTTGCTTTCCGCGCAGGGGCTTGAAAAAGAGTTGATGGCTCAGCAGGGGCTTACAACTTACTATTCACTGGATCATAACGAGCAATGGCTTGTTCGCCTCGATAAACATAACAAGCAATTTGAAGCTTTGCTCAGTAAAGCCAGAGATACAAATTATCTGGATGAGGGAAGGACTATTTTAAATAGTATTGACTCCGACTATTTACGTTATATTCATTCCCGAAATGATGTTATCGATTTATATAAGAAGAATCTTAATAAGGAAGGAGTAAAACTGCATCGGCAAATTCGTACCCGTTTTCAGTCAATTTATGATCTGTGCGAGCAATACAAGCAACTGCACCAAAAACGGATTCGGCTTGCTGCAGTCAATTACAAAGAGCAGGCAAAAGTATTAACTGTTTTGTCTCTTGTCGCCGTTCCATTGTCCGCTCTATTAGCTGTATGGATTGGTTTTATCCTCATCAAGCGTATCCTTGATCCTATTTACCGCTTATCCAGACTGGAAGAAAAAGAGATGCCGGATCTTCTTTCAGGTGAAATGGGCGCGTTGTCCGAACGTATGCAGAATTTAATTGATGATGTTGAAAACGCTTACGATATGCTTCAACATAGTCGCGATCAGGTTGAGCAGTCGGAGAAAATGGCCACAGTGGGCAAGCTCGCAGCAGGGATGGCACATTCCATTCGTAATCCTTTGACCTCGGTGAAAATGCGTCTGTTTTCGCTGGAGCGCAGCCTTGATCTTGATGTGATTCAAAAAGAAGATTTTGATGTTATTTCCGAGGAAATCAGGCATCTGGATACAATTATAAGAAATTTTCTGGAATTTTCCCGTCCTCCTAAACTTCGTCCTCAAGTTGTCTCTCCGTCTGAACTGGTTGACAGTACCTTGAATTTACTTAGTCATCGGCTGGAATCTTGCGGTGTTGTTGTAACTGTTTGCCGCCGGGAAAAATTGCCCATAGTGAATGCCGACCCTGAACAGTTCAAAGAAGCTCTTATGAATTTGATTCTTAATTCCTGCGAATCAATGGTTGATGGAGGTAAAATATCCATCACAGAAGACTCTATGACGATTGCTCCTTACGGCAAGATGGCAACTATAACGGTTGCGGATAACGGTCCCGGAATTCCTGCATCGTTCAAGGATGATATTTTTAAGCCGTTTTATTCTACTAAGGAAGAAGGGACTGGGCTGGGCTTATCGATTTCCAATCGCATTATGATTGAACATGGCGGATGGTTACATCTTAAAGATTCGGAATCGCAGGGGACTTCCTTTGTGATGGCTTTACCCCTGAAGGAAGCAAGTACATGGCTGAGATCTTAA
- a CDS encoding desulfoferrodoxin family protein → MTSRRKFMAMSAAAVAGTLLAGGSASADDELEFPYNVAFTKKHQGHWEGKAGSHVPEIEVTDTEIIITTPHPMSESHYIVRHTLVDSKGNPIGAHTFAPTDKYAVSRYPRPSKGKKFYATSFCNLHDLWVEKFKI, encoded by the coding sequence ATGACCTCAAGAAGAAAGTTTATGGCAATGTCAGCGGCGGCAGTAGCAGGAACACTTCTGGCTGGCGGAAGCGCATCAGCGGACGACGAACTCGAGTTTCCATACAATGTAGCCTTCACCAAAAAACACCAAGGTCATTGGGAAGGTAAAGCCGGAAGCCATGTTCCCGAAATAGAAGTCACTGATACGGAAATTATTATAACCACGCCGCATCCAATGTCTGAAAGCCATTATATTGTGCGACACACTCTTGTTGATTCCAAAGGCAACCCGATTGGAGCTCACACATTTGCACCAACGGATAAATACGCTGTGTCCAGATATCCGCGCCCTTCAAAAGGAAAGAAATTTTATGCAACAAGCTTCTGTAATCTTCATGACTTATGGGTAGAAAAATTTAAAATTTAA
- a CDS encoding YaiI/YqxD family protein — translation MHIWVDADACPNIIKEVLFKTAIRREIKMTLVANTSVATPSSPLIDSIRVSAGFNVADDEIARLTEAGDLVITADIPLADKIVTKGAIGLNPRGELYTVENIKGLLSMRNLMEELRTGGLASGGPAPLGPKDKQKFTNQLDKFLTQNLKS, via the coding sequence ATGCACATATGGGTTGATGCAGATGCCTGCCCCAATATTATTAAGGAAGTTTTATTCAAAACAGCCATACGGCGCGAAATTAAGATGACACTGGTTGCTAATACATCTGTCGCCACACCTTCATCGCCGCTCATAGATTCAATCAGAGTTTCAGCCGGGTTCAATGTCGCCGATGATGAAATTGCCAGACTGACAGAAGCGGGTGATCTCGTTATTACCGCAGATATCCCTTTGGCCGATAAAATAGTGACTAAAGGTGCTATCGGTTTAAATCCCAGAGGCGAGCTATACACGGTGGAGAATATCAAAGGATTATTAAGTATGCGCAACCTGATGGAAGAACTTCGTACCGGAGGTCTGGCTTCAGGCGGCCCTGCCCCTCTCGGCCCCAAGGATAAACAGAAATTTACAAACCAGCTTGATAAATTTCTGACTCAAAATCTAAAAAGTTAA
- a CDS encoding MBL fold metallo-hydrolase has translation MFFKQITTEGLGCYSYVIGCPTAGQMAIVDPKRDVQEYLDISREEGMKITHVINTHVHADHVGGEQELKSITGAELFIHENAKVAYPHTPLKEGDTITIGSAKLEFLHTPGHTPNAISILITDMMRGTDPWMILTGDLLFVGDIGRPDLPGNEILDQQVENLYHSLYVKLGKLPDYLEVFPAHGQGSLCGKGMSAKPSTTLGYERRNNPMLKFESFEKFKEVVLESFPARPKSFSHIIETNFKGAPLLERCPLDKAMNPERFKQIMDNGATIIDVRDAAGFGGFHIPGSINIGLEKQLANWVGMVVEPNADLLLVVNSKPDYDRMCLELHRIGYDNIFGYLLGGISSWLLAGYPVKSLAQKSTGDLREAMQDDREFLLLDVRTPGEWDAGHIKGAIHKPLTQVLEEGLKTDKDIPVIVMCGSGYRSNIVGSYLHNNGHKQVCSLAGGALAWSRSGNEMVK, from the coding sequence ATGTTTTTCAAACAGATAACCACCGAAGGGCTTGGTTGCTATTCATATGTAATAGGCTGTCCCACAGCAGGACAGATGGCGATTGTTGATCCCAAACGGGATGTGCAGGAGTATCTGGATATTTCTCGTGAAGAGGGAATGAAAATTACTCATGTGATAAACACACACGTTCACGCTGACCATGTAGGCGGAGAACAGGAGCTTAAATCAATCACCGGAGCGGAGCTGTTCATACATGAAAATGCAAAGGTAGCGTACCCTCATACTCCGCTTAAAGAAGGCGATACCATCACTATAGGCAGTGCCAAACTCGAGTTTCTACATACTCCGGGACACACACCTAATGCGATATCTATTCTTATAACGGACATGATGCGCGGAACTGATCCGTGGATGATTCTTACCGGAGACCTGCTCTTTGTCGGCGACATAGGTCGCCCGGATCTACCCGGAAATGAAATTCTGGATCAGCAGGTGGAGAACCTTTACCATAGCCTTTACGTAAAACTGGGAAAACTCCCCGATTATCTGGAAGTCTTTCCGGCGCATGGACAAGGTTCCCTTTGCGGTAAGGGAATGAGCGCCAAACCCAGTACAACTCTGGGCTATGAACGACGCAACAACCCCATGCTGAAATTTGAATCTTTTGAAAAATTTAAAGAGGTGGTGCTGGAATCATTTCCGGCCCGTCCAAAATCATTCAGCCACATAATTGAAACGAACTTCAAAGGCGCGCCTCTTCTTGAAAGGTGTCCTTTGGACAAAGCCATGAACCCTGAAAGGTTCAAACAGATAATGGACAACGGCGCCACGATTATAGATGTGCGCGACGCAGCCGGATTCGGAGGATTCCATATCCCCGGCAGCATCAATATCGGTCTTGAAAAACAACTTGCGAACTGGGTAGGAATGGTCGTTGAACCAAATGCGGACTTACTATTAGTAGTCAATTCAAAACCAGACTATGACCGTATGTGCCTTGAACTGCACCGCATTGGATATGACAACATATTCGGCTACCTTCTCGGCGGCATCAGTTCGTGGCTGCTTGCCGGCTATCCTGTAAAAAGTCTTGCGCAAAAATCCACCGGGGACTTGCGGGAAGCTATGCAGGATGACCGCGAATTCCTTTTACTTGATGTTCGTACCCCAGGGGAATGGGATGCAGGACATATCAAGGGAGCAATTCATAAACCCCTTACACAGGTGCTCGAAGAAGGATTGAAGACAGACAAAGATATTCCGGTAATTGTAATGTGCGGTTCGGGATATCGCTCTAACATTGTCGGCAGCTATCTCCATAACAATGGACATAAACAAGTTTGTTCACTTGCCGGAGGAGCTTTAGCTTGGAGTCGTTCAGGAAACGAAATGGTCAAATAA